In Microbacterium binotii, one DNA window encodes the following:
- a CDS encoding NUDIX hydrolase has translation MGGANGREGARAELAALARDARGFRVAELPAPAPTDRAAAVLMLFGVLDALPAARVAADDAVPVDLDVLLLSRAATLRAHPGQVAFPGGRLDAGDDGPVAAALREAQEETGLDPAGVEVLGVLPAVPLAFSQHVVTPVLAWWQRPSPVGVVDVAESAAVFRAPVADLLDPARRGVTVVRRDGREWRGPAFVVDDAAGEFLVWGFTALLLDAVFDRLGWTEPWDRSREIALPT, from the coding sequence ATGGGCGGGGCGAACGGGAGAGAAGGCGCGCGAGCCGAACTCGCCGCCCTCGCGCGCGACGCGAGGGGCTTCCGGGTCGCGGAGCTGCCCGCGCCGGCACCGACGGATCGGGCGGCGGCGGTCCTCATGCTGTTCGGCGTGCTCGATGCGCTTCCGGCGGCCCGCGTCGCGGCCGATGACGCCGTGCCGGTCGATCTCGATGTCCTGCTGCTGTCACGGGCGGCGACGCTGCGCGCCCATCCCGGTCAGGTGGCGTTCCCCGGAGGGCGCCTCGATGCCGGCGACGACGGCCCGGTCGCCGCGGCACTGCGCGAGGCGCAGGAGGAGACCGGTCTGGACCCCGCGGGCGTCGAGGTCCTCGGTGTCCTTCCCGCCGTGCCGCTCGCGTTCTCGCAACACGTCGTCACGCCCGTTCTGGCCTGGTGGCAGAGGCCGTCACCGGTCGGCGTCGTGGACGTCGCCGAGTCGGCGGCGGTCTTCCGCGCGCCGGTGGCGGATCTTCTCGACCCCGCTCGCCGCGGCGTCACCGTCGTCCGACGCGACGGGCGAGAGTGGCGCGGACCCGCCTTCGTCGTGGACGACGCCGCGGGGGAGTTCCTCGTCTGGGGTTTCACCGCCCTGCTGCTGGACGCCGTCTTCGATCGCCTCGGATGGACGGAGCCGTGGGATCGGTCGCGCGAGATCGCGCTGCCGACGTGA
- a CDS encoding GNAT family N-acetyltransferase produces the protein MSLPLDLPDGAQLRVARPGDEPGILARIHELARYEREPDAVANTEEALREALFGTEPRVSAHVVERDGDIVGIAIWFLTYSTWTGRHGIWLEDLVVAGSERGRGLGRALIGSLAALCVDRGYTRLEWTVLDWNEPAIAFYRSPDAAPMEEWTTQRLSGEALRRLGEG, from the coding sequence ATGTCGCTACCTCTTGACCTGCCCGACGGCGCTCAGCTGCGCGTCGCGCGCCCGGGTGACGAACCCGGGATTCTCGCTCGGATCCACGAGCTCGCGCGGTACGAGAGAGAACCGGATGCGGTGGCGAACACCGAGGAGGCGCTCAGGGAGGCGCTCTTCGGAACCGAGCCGCGCGTCTCGGCGCACGTCGTGGAACGTGACGGCGACATCGTCGGCATCGCGATCTGGTTCCTGACCTACTCGACGTGGACGGGCCGGCACGGGATCTGGCTGGAAGACCTCGTCGTCGCCGGATCGGAGCGCGGGCGCGGGCTCGGACGGGCGTTGATCGGGTCGTTGGCGGCGCTGTGCGTCGACCGCGGGTACACGCGTCTGGAGTGGACGGTGCTGGACTGGAACGAGCCGGCGATCGCGTTCTACCGATCGCCGGATGCGGCGCCGATGGAGGAGTGGACGACGCAGCGCCTCTCGGGGGAAGCGCTGCGCCGTCTGGGCGAGGGGTGA
- a CDS encoding FBP domain-containing protein — translation MTPLDDARIRASFVNASLRERKAVLPPALDPVSWDDLDYLGWRDPKQPKMGYAVAEVEGRPVGVILREADSRPRTRAQCAWCNDVELPNDVVLFVARRAGDAGRRGDTVGTLVCAGFECSRNVRRLPPSAYLGFDREAARERRIAALRENVTAFLRDVRGAA, via the coding sequence ATGACCCCTTTGGACGACGCCCGCATCCGGGCAAGTTTCGTCAACGCATCCCTGCGTGAACGCAAAGCCGTTCTGCCGCCGGCTCTCGACCCCGTGTCGTGGGACGACCTCGACTACCTCGGGTGGCGCGACCCCAAGCAGCCGAAGATGGGCTACGCCGTCGCCGAGGTCGAAGGCCGGCCTGTCGGCGTGATCCTGCGCGAGGCCGACAGTCGACCTCGCACGCGGGCGCAATGCGCGTGGTGCAACGACGTCGAGCTGCCGAACGACGTCGTGCTGTTCGTCGCCCGCCGGGCGGGCGACGCCGGTCGCCGAGGCGACACGGTGGGAACCCTCGTCTGCGCCGGCTTCGAGTGCTCGCGCAACGTCCGTCGCCTGCCGCCCTCCGCCTACCTCGGCTTCGACAGGGAGGCGGCGCGAGAGCGACGCATCGCCGCTCTCCGCGAGAACGTCACGGCTTTCCTGCGCGATGTGCGCGGCGCCGCCTGA
- a CDS encoding DUF3054 domain-containing protein, with translation MLSRARGRILVAVVADVVLVLVFCAIGRASHDETPLPGLLVTAWPFLAALAVGWGISLAWRRPFAVLRTGVPVWGVTVAGGMLLRTLADQGTAPAFVVVASITLGALLVGWRAVVVTVLRRSGRSARAVADENMKA, from the coding sequence GTGCTCAGCCGTGCTCGTGGACGCATCCTCGTCGCCGTCGTCGCGGACGTCGTGCTCGTGCTCGTGTTCTGTGCCATCGGTCGCGCGAGTCACGATGAGACGCCGCTGCCTGGCCTCCTTGTCACGGCGTGGCCGTTCCTCGCCGCACTCGCCGTCGGCTGGGGGATCTCGCTGGCCTGGCGCCGGCCGTTCGCCGTGCTGCGCACGGGGGTACCGGTCTGGGGTGTGACCGTCGCCGGGGGAATGCTCCTGCGGACGCTGGCAGACCAGGGCACGGCGCCGGCCTTCGTGGTGGTTGCGTCGATCACCCTCGGCGCGTTGCTGGTCGGCTGGCGCGCGGTGGTGGTCACGGTGCTGCGCAGGTCGGGCCGATCCGCGAGGGCCGTCGCGGATGAGAACATGAAGGCATGA
- the deoC gene encoding deoxyribose-phosphate aldolase has product MTENIARYVDHTLLKPEATTADVAATIAEAAALGAYSVCLSPSVLPVGIPEGLKLAVVVGFPSGKHHSQIKAAEAALAASEGADEIDMVIDVGAAIEGRYDAVESDIRAVREAAPAPVVLKVIIESAALSDEAIVAVSQAAERAGADFVKTSTGFHPSGGATVHAVELMKQTVGDRLEVKASGGIRTREDAEAMIAAGATRLGLSSTRAVVEGTVASGSY; this is encoded by the coding sequence ATGACCGAGAACATCGCCCGATACGTCGACCACACGTTGCTCAAGCCCGAAGCCACCACGGCGGATGTCGCGGCGACGATCGCGGAGGCTGCGGCGCTCGGCGCCTACAGTGTGTGCCTGTCTCCCTCGGTGCTTCCGGTCGGCATCCCGGAAGGACTGAAGCTGGCGGTGGTGGTCGGTTTCCCGAGCGGTAAGCACCACTCGCAGATCAAGGCGGCGGAAGCGGCGCTGGCGGCGTCCGAGGGTGCGGACGAGATCGACATGGTGATCGATGTGGGGGCGGCGATCGAGGGGCGCTACGACGCTGTGGAGTCCGACATCCGCGCGGTCCGCGAGGCCGCCCCGGCTCCGGTCGTGCTCAAGGTCATCATCGAGTCGGCTGCTCTGAGCGATGAGGCCATCGTGGCCGTCTCGCAAGCCGCGGAACGGGCCGGGGCCGACTTCGTGAAGACGTCGACGGGCTTCCATCCCTCGGGGGGAGCCACCGTGCACGCGGTCGAGCTGATGAAGCAGACCGTGGGGGACCGCTTGGAGGTCAAGGCCTCGGGCGGGATCCGCACGCGCGAGGACGCCGAGGCGATGATCGCCGCCGGTGCCACGCGTCTCGGCCTCTCGAGCACGCGCGCCGTGGTCGAGGGCACGGTCGCATCGGGCTCGTACTGA
- the rpsA gene encoding 30S ribosomal protein S1 has protein sequence MTTATTAPATKQVAINDIGSAEDFLAAVEKTLKFFNDGDLIEGTVVKIDRDEVLLDVGYKTEGVIPSRELSIKHDVDPNEVVNVGDHVEALVLQKEDKEGRLILSKKRAQYERAWGDVEKIKENDGVVTGQVIEVVKGGLIVDIGLRGFLPASLIELRRVRDLTPYLGQELEAKILELDKNRNNVVLSRRALLEQTQSESRSNFLNNLHKGQVRKGTVSSIVNFGAFVDLGGVDGLVHVSELSWKHIEHASEVVEVGQEVTVEILEVDLDRERVSLSLKATQEDPWQVFARTHAIGQVTPGKVTKLVPFGAFVRVADGIEGLVHISELSGKHVELAEQVVSVGEEVFVKVIDIDLERRRISLSLKQANESVDPYGTEFDPALYGMVTEYDENGEYKYPEGFDPETNAWKEGFDAQREAWEQEYAAAQGRWEAHKAAVIKAQEAEANNVGTVEASGSSSYSSESGPAGTLADDEALAALREKLSGR, from the coding sequence ATGACTACCGCAACGACCGCCCCGGCCACCAAGCAGGTCGCGATCAACGACATCGGATCTGCCGAGGACTTCCTGGCCGCGGTCGAGAAGACCCTGAAGTTCTTCAACGACGGCGACCTCATCGAGGGCACCGTGGTGAAGATCGACCGCGACGAGGTCCTCCTCGACGTCGGGTACAAGACCGAGGGCGTCATCCCCTCGCGTGAGCTCTCCATCAAGCACGACGTGGACCCCAACGAGGTCGTCAACGTCGGCGACCACGTCGAGGCGCTGGTTCTCCAGAAGGAGGACAAGGAAGGTCGCCTCATCCTGTCCAAGAAGCGGGCGCAGTACGAGCGCGCGTGGGGCGACGTGGAGAAGATCAAGGAGAACGACGGCGTGGTCACCGGTCAGGTGATCGAGGTCGTCAAGGGTGGCCTCATCGTCGACATCGGCCTGCGTGGCTTCCTGCCCGCATCGCTCATCGAGCTGCGCCGCGTCCGCGACCTCACCCCGTACCTCGGTCAGGAGCTCGAGGCCAAGATCCTCGAACTCGACAAGAACCGCAACAACGTGGTCCTGTCGCGCCGCGCTCTGCTCGAGCAGACGCAGTCGGAGTCGCGCTCCAACTTCCTCAACAACCTCCACAAGGGTCAGGTCCGCAAGGGCACGGTCTCGTCGATCGTCAACTTCGGTGCATTCGTCGACCTGGGCGGCGTGGACGGCCTCGTGCACGTCTCCGAGCTCTCCTGGAAGCACATCGAGCACGCCTCCGAGGTCGTCGAGGTCGGCCAGGAGGTCACCGTCGAGATCCTCGAGGTCGACCTCGACCGCGAGCGCGTCTCGCTGTCGCTGAAGGCGACCCAGGAGGACCCGTGGCAGGTCTTCGCGCGTACCCACGCCATCGGCCAGGTCACGCCCGGTAAGGTCACCAAGCTCGTTCCGTTCGGTGCGTTCGTCCGCGTCGCAGACGGCATCGAGGGCCTCGTGCACATCTCCGAGCTGTCGGGCAAGCACGTCGAGCTGGCCGAGCAGGTCGTGTCGGTGGGCGAAGAGGTCTTCGTCAAGGTCATCGACATCGATCTCGAGCGTCGTCGTATCTCGCTCTCGCTCAAGCAGGCGAACGAGTCGGTCGACCCGTACGGCACCGAGTTCGACCCGGCTCTCTACGGCATGGTCACCGAGTACGACGAGAACGGCGAGTACAAGTACCCCGAGGGCTTCGACCCCGAGACCAACGCCTGGAAGGAAGGCTTCGACGCTCAGCGCGAGGCCTGGGAGCAGGAGTACGCCGCTGCTCAGGGTCGCTGGGAAGCTCACAAGGCCGCCGTCATCAAGGCTCAGGAGGCGGAGGCCAACAACGTCGGCACCGTCGAGGCCAGCGGATCGTCCTCCTACTCGAGCGAGTCGGGCCCCGCGGGCACCCTCGCCGACGACGAGGCGCTCGCTGCTCTGCGCGAGAAGCTGTCGGGTCGTTGA
- a CDS encoding MFS transporter, whose translation MAAERTLGVDESRGVPPRPGLVLAALVLAALVCNLNLAAANIALPEIGDDFAAGQTGLNLVALGCSLGLAMSVLYLGALADRYGRKQMLLLGLALTVLASFAAAAAPSLDWLIAARVFTGVAAGMAYPTTLSLITALWSRGPARTGAIALWSSVSAMSGVLGAVAAGLVLEVFHWQAAFLLAAPIAAVGFVLVLAVVPSHIRESTEPVDHVGGVLSVLGVAALVVGVGIVAAPEQRLAGGVSLALAIVLLVCFVWRQRAAASPLYDLAIARRRMFWVPAVAGMVVFGSLMGAMFVGQQFLQNILGYDTLEAGLAVVPAAAGLLIAAPVSARMVTTRGSRTTMLVGYAFVFAGFLTTLLWREHTPYWLIGVGFFTIGVGAGFAMTPASRALTDATPVRRVGMASATSDLQRDLGGSIMQALLGAILATGFAGAFARAIAASPSASQASGEVQAALQASFASALHVADQFPQYRSEIVSAATRSLVDGALWAYAVGGVAIVAGAVLVRVLLPSHSGEHILIAEYVAADTADDASSSAPADR comes from the coding sequence ATGGCGGCGGAGCGAACGTTGGGCGTCGACGAGAGCAGGGGGGTGCCGCCCCGCCCCGGTCTGGTGCTCGCCGCTCTCGTCCTCGCGGCTCTGGTGTGCAACCTCAATCTCGCTGCCGCGAACATCGCCTTGCCGGAGATCGGCGACGACTTCGCTGCCGGCCAGACCGGTCTGAACCTCGTCGCGCTCGGGTGCTCCCTCGGTCTCGCGATGTCCGTCTTGTACCTCGGTGCACTCGCGGACCGGTACGGTCGCAAGCAGATGCTTCTGCTGGGGCTCGCCCTCACCGTGCTCGCCAGCTTCGCGGCGGCTGCTGCTCCCTCGCTCGATTGGCTCATCGCGGCTCGTGTGTTCACCGGCGTCGCCGCGGGCATGGCCTACCCGACCACGCTGTCGTTGATCACTGCGCTCTGGTCGCGCGGACCGGCCCGCACCGGCGCTATCGCCCTGTGGTCCTCCGTCAGCGCGATGTCGGGAGTGCTCGGCGCGGTTGCAGCCGGTCTCGTGCTCGAGGTCTTCCACTGGCAGGCGGCCTTCCTGTTGGCCGCCCCCATCGCCGCCGTGGGGTTCGTCCTCGTCCTCGCCGTCGTCCCTTCCCACATCCGGGAGTCGACGGAACCCGTCGATCACGTCGGCGGCGTCTTGTCCGTGTTGGGGGTGGCCGCTCTCGTCGTCGGCGTCGGAATCGTCGCCGCACCAGAACAACGCCTCGCGGGCGGCGTCAGTCTTGCATTGGCCATCGTTCTGCTCGTCTGCTTCGTGTGGCGGCAACGCGCGGCCGCGTCCCCTCTGTACGATCTCGCCATCGCCCGCCGTCGGATGTTCTGGGTTCCCGCGGTCGCGGGAATGGTCGTCTTCGGATCGCTGATGGGGGCGATGTTCGTGGGCCAGCAGTTCCTTCAGAACATCCTGGGCTACGACACCCTCGAGGCGGGTCTTGCGGTCGTGCCGGCCGCGGCCGGACTGCTGATCGCGGCGCCGGTATCTGCGCGGATGGTCACGACACGCGGCTCGAGGACGACCATGCTGGTCGGTTACGCCTTCGTGTTCGCAGGCTTCCTCACGACGCTGCTCTGGCGGGAGCACACGCCCTACTGGTTGATCGGCGTCGGCTTCTTCACGATCGGGGTCGGGGCGGGGTTCGCCATGACCCCCGCATCCCGCGCGCTCACCGACGCCACGCCGGTGCGGCGCGTGGGAATGGCATCCGCCACCTCGGACCTCCAACGCGACCTCGGGGGTTCGATCATGCAGGCGCTGCTCGGAGCCATTCTGGCGACCGGATTCGCCGGAGCGTTCGCTCGGGCCATCGCGGCCTCGCCGTCCGCCTCGCAGGCGTCCGGCGAGGTTCAGGCGGCGCTGCAGGCGTCTTTCGCCTCTGCGCTGCACGTCGCGGATCAGTTTCCGCAGTACCGCTCCGAGATCGTCTCAGCCGCCACCCGGAGCTTGGTCGACGGCGCTCTGTGGGCATATGCGGTGGGCGGGGTCGCCATCGTCGCCGGGGCCGTCCTCGTGCGTGTTCTCCTGCCGTCGCACAGCGGCGAGCACATTCTCATCGCGGAGTACGTGGCGGCCGACACGGCCGATGACGCGTCGTCGTCAGCCCCCGCCGATCGGTGA
- a CDS encoding sensor histidine kinase: MSNSDAGDAYPVAERVVDSRRILRWIRGFGRHFALPPFLDTGRARTTATLQLSLAAVVLVYVVIAVPWGYAGDLGLFWLGAIVVLGAGGVALLVPWARVSAWWIMAVPIIDLLGIALLRQSLPSGGFGVLFFIPAIWLAIYFGIGGYLVGVIVAPTVLVTTAIVDPRQEVGYVTFSLPLMIVVVATISLALGRQMTAQRLLFTRQTRTMARTLRRAQKQEELLAEVLDTIDFGVIRLAADGSTTVANEAHARLQRAARSAEAGSGGGHAAFAADGVTPVDRHDTPFARAARGEVFDNQIVWFGGDGPRRRALSVTARRTRAVDGSDNGAVIVSRDVTAELTALRARDSLVSSVSHELRTPLTSIIGYLELAVDDPEVPERARGYLDVAERNVSRLLEIVSDILTASSTSEMSADLTISQQDVDIADVVRASGESWAPAAAERAIAIDMTGVRPAPAYADPLRMRQVIDNLVSNAVKYNRDGGRVNLSTTSDGITTMITVTDTGVGVSESDVGRLFERFFRVADTSTGTGLGLSISRELVRAHGGDIIVSSTAGVGSTFSVQLPASAESLDDPDAIVTITGTGASRREGDQVT, translated from the coding sequence ATGAGCAACAGCGACGCCGGCGACGCGTACCCCGTTGCCGAGCGTGTCGTCGACTCGCGGCGCATTCTGCGATGGATTCGCGGGTTCGGTCGTCATTTCGCGCTGCCGCCCTTCCTCGACACGGGTCGCGCGCGGACGACGGCGACGCTGCAGCTCAGTCTCGCCGCGGTCGTCCTCGTCTACGTCGTGATCGCGGTGCCCTGGGGTTACGCGGGCGATCTCGGTCTCTTCTGGTTGGGGGCCATCGTCGTGCTCGGCGCGGGCGGCGTCGCCCTGCTCGTTCCATGGGCGAGGGTGTCCGCCTGGTGGATCATGGCCGTTCCGATCATCGATCTCCTGGGGATCGCCCTGCTGCGCCAGTCGCTGCCCTCCGGCGGGTTCGGTGTGCTCTTCTTCATCCCCGCCATCTGGCTCGCCATCTACTTCGGCATCGGCGGATATCTGGTCGGCGTCATCGTCGCGCCCACCGTGCTGGTGACCACCGCGATCGTCGACCCGCGGCAGGAAGTCGGCTACGTCACCTTCAGCCTGCCGCTGATGATCGTCGTCGTGGCGACCATCAGCCTCGCCCTCGGACGGCAGATGACGGCGCAGCGGCTGCTCTTCACCCGTCAGACCCGCACCATGGCCCGTACTCTGCGCCGCGCGCAGAAGCAGGAAGAGCTGTTGGCCGAGGTGCTGGACACGATCGACTTCGGAGTCATCCGGCTCGCCGCCGACGGCTCGACGACGGTCGCGAACGAGGCGCACGCGAGGCTGCAGCGCGCGGCACGTTCCGCGGAGGCCGGCTCGGGCGGCGGTCACGCCGCCTTCGCGGCCGACGGCGTCACGCCCGTGGATCGACACGACACCCCGTTCGCGCGAGCGGCGCGCGGAGAGGTCTTCGACAACCAGATCGTGTGGTTCGGAGGCGACGGCCCGCGTCGGCGAGCCCTCAGCGTGACGGCGCGGCGAACGCGCGCCGTGGACGGCTCGGACAACGGCGCGGTGATCGTCTCGCGCGACGTCACGGCCGAGCTCACGGCGCTGCGCGCGCGGGACTCGCTGGTCTCGTCGGTCTCGCACGAGCTCCGCACCCCGCTCACGTCGATCATCGGATATCTCGAACTGGCCGTCGACGACCCGGAAGTGCCCGAACGTGCGCGCGGCTACCTCGATGTGGCGGAGCGGAACGTCTCGCGCTTGTTGGAGATCGTGTCCGACATCCTCACGGCGTCGAGCACGTCGGAGATGTCCGCGGACCTGACGATCTCACAGCAGGACGTGGACATCGCGGACGTGGTGCGCGCGAGCGGCGAGTCCTGGGCGCCCGCAGCAGCGGAGCGCGCGATCGCGATCGACATGACGGGTGTGCGCCCTGCGCCCGCCTACGCCGATCCACTGCGGATGCGGCAGGTCATCGACAACCTCGTCAGCAACGCGGTCAAGTACAACCGCGACGGCGGGCGCGTGAACCTCAGCACGACCTCGGACGGGATCACGACGATGATCACGGTCACCGATACCGGTGTCGGGGTGTCCGAGAGCGACGTCGGCAGACTTTTCGAGCGCTTCTTCCGGGTCGCCGACACGTCGACGGGAACGGGACTGGGTCTGTCGATCAGCCGCGAGCTCGTGCGTGCGCACGGTGGCGACATCATCGTCAGCAGCACGGCCGGCGTCGGTTCCACGTTCAGCGTGCAGCTTCCCGCCAGCGCCGAGTCCCTTGATGATCCCGACGCGATCGTCACGATCACCGGAACCGGTGCGTCGCGGCGCGAGGGGGACCAGGTCACATGA
- a CDS encoding sensor histidine kinase — translation MSAVRGRTAVLNQLVLCALVLIVATIGVVSSTLRNQSLFLVGVVIIFGVGMATLAVPWTRIPRVALYLLPVADIAGIAVIRVAEPMSGLGLMWVFPAMWLASLGVVGFVIQFVIITGAYTVIVVSGGTTVWGYTTFLLPAAVLAVATTTFISSRRQRAQAHLLEKQAALLSGALQRAQRQEELVIDVLDAVDFGVLRIAPDGTVSVVNEALGRFQNTIPGFGSRSKEIENAYRADGATPLPRAERPLLRALAGEVFDNQVVWFGHPDERRHAMSITVRRMHDADGGDAGAVLIARDVTPEMTAMRARDRLVASVSHELRTPLTSVLGYLDLALDTLDDPEQARHSLEIAARNGERLLEIVADILAASSASRLSIDMTISPEPIDVAELVAATAEAWRPRAAERAVTIDTSGIEPARAFADPLRLRQVMDNLVSNAVKYNRDGGAIFLGCTTDGDSTWILVRDTGTGIAEADLGRLFERYFRARTDVEGTGLGLSISRDIARAHGGDITVQTSRGLGSTFMVQLPADERPTTAVVVPGDETGHRG, via the coding sequence GTGTCCGCAGTCCGGGGGCGCACTGCCGTCCTGAACCAGCTCGTGCTGTGCGCACTCGTGCTGATCGTGGCCACGATCGGGGTCGTGTCATCGACGCTGCGCAATCAAAGCCTGTTCCTGGTCGGGGTCGTGATCATCTTCGGGGTCGGCATGGCGACCCTGGCCGTACCGTGGACCCGCATCCCGCGTGTGGCGCTCTATCTTCTGCCTGTCGCCGACATCGCGGGCATCGCTGTGATCCGTGTCGCCGAGCCCATGAGCGGGCTCGGACTGATGTGGGTCTTTCCCGCGATGTGGCTCGCCTCTCTGGGCGTCGTCGGCTTCGTCATCCAGTTCGTGATCATCACGGGCGCGTACACGGTGATCGTCGTCTCCGGGGGCACGACCGTCTGGGGATACACGACGTTCCTGCTCCCCGCCGCCGTTCTCGCGGTCGCGACGACCACGTTCATCTCCTCGCGTCGTCAGCGCGCGCAGGCGCACCTGCTCGAGAAGCAGGCAGCGCTGCTCAGCGGTGCGCTGCAGCGCGCACAGCGCCAGGAGGAGCTCGTCATCGATGTTCTCGACGCCGTGGACTTCGGAGTGCTGCGCATCGCCCCCGACGGAACCGTGTCCGTGGTGAACGAGGCGCTGGGTCGGTTTCAGAACACGATCCCCGGATTCGGCTCCCGCAGCAAGGAGATCGAGAACGCGTATCGTGCCGACGGCGCGACCCCCTTACCTCGCGCGGAACGCCCGCTGCTCCGCGCGCTGGCGGGCGAGGTGTTCGATAATCAGGTGGTCTGGTTCGGCCATCCGGACGAACGCCGTCACGCCATGAGCATCACCGTGCGGCGCATGCACGACGCCGACGGCGGGGATGCGGGTGCTGTGCTGATCGCGCGGGACGTCACCCCCGAGATGACGGCGATGCGCGCTCGCGACCGGCTCGTCGCCTCCGTCTCGCACGAGCTGCGAACGCCCCTCACATCCGTGCTCGGTTATCTGGATCTCGCGCTGGACACGCTCGATGATCCGGAACAGGCGCGCCATTCGCTCGAGATCGCGGCGCGAAACGGTGAACGACTTCTGGAGATCGTCGCCGACATCCTCGCCGCGTCCAGCGCGTCGCGCCTGTCCATCGACATGACGATCTCACCCGAACCGATCGACGTCGCAGAGCTGGTGGCGGCGACGGCCGAAGCCTGGCGCCCGCGGGCGGCTGAGCGCGCGGTGACGATCGACACGTCCGGGATCGAGCCTGCCCGCGCGTTCGCCGATCCGCTGCGGCTCAGGCAGGTCATGGACAACCTCGTCAGCAATGCCGTCAAATACAACCGCGACGGCGGCGCCATCTTCCTCGGCTGCACCACCGACGGGGACTCGACGTGGATCCTCGTGCGCGACACCGGAACGGGCATCGCGGAGGCCGATCTCGGTCGACTGTTCGAACGATACTTCCGTGCGCGGACGGACGTCGAGGGAACCGGCCTGGGGCTGTCCATCAGCCGCGACATCGCGCGCGCCCACGGGGGTGACATCACGGTTCAGACGAGTCGCGGCCTGGGATCAACCTTCATGGTGCAGCTTCCCGCGGACGAGCGCCCGACGACTGCGGTCGTGGTGCCCGGCGACGAGACGGGTCATCGAGGATGA
- a CDS encoding diguanylate cyclase: MNVDLFTASLFTALVGNVAGAVFIIDTILRRDHGPGRIWAIAFLCGMITTIAYSMWAAGISEMLTIAVGNALFVTTTAVMWLGSRSFNQRRIGSATAVTLLGALIVAGAVVVEGPDGGDWAGWLTMGIGLVVFSTLAAFETLRAPMRRFGTAAVLATVFLVTAAFYLARCVVFVVAGPGSSLFLEVLGSAVANFFTVGLTVVAVVVLSVLRAAQVELRSFAWMSSRGVNSDGILLAATLRTAMADVIQRAQWRGELVSTVAVRVADLSEIRTAFGADVAGDVLQHWRQSVRRYAPSFALVGEDGADALIVVTRAATAAEARRQAAVIYRGVLEALGAVSRAVIPSVGVGVALTETVGYRTEVLVQSARLAADQSATSVESSVLFGGLSEAEQNPE, encoded by the coding sequence ATGAACGTCGATCTGTTCACCGCATCGTTGTTCACCGCACTGGTGGGCAACGTCGCCGGGGCCGTGTTCATCATCGACACGATCCTGCGCCGTGACCACGGTCCGGGCCGTATCTGGGCGATCGCCTTCCTGTGCGGGATGATCACGACCATCGCGTACAGCATGTGGGCGGCGGGTATCAGCGAGATGCTCACGATCGCGGTGGGAAACGCGCTCTTCGTGACGACGACGGCGGTGATGTGGCTCGGCTCTCGCAGCTTCAACCAGCGCCGGATCGGCTCGGCGACGGCGGTGACGTTGCTGGGTGCGCTGATCGTGGCAGGTGCCGTCGTGGTGGAAGGCCCCGATGGGGGCGACTGGGCGGGGTGGCTGACGATGGGGATCGGCCTGGTCGTGTTCTCGACCCTCGCCGCCTTCGAGACGCTCCGTGCACCGATGCGACGCTTCGGAACCGCTGCGGTGCTCGCCACCGTCTTCCTGGTGACGGCCGCGTTCTATCTCGCGCGCTGCGTGGTCTTCGTCGTCGCGGGCCCCGGAAGCTCCCTCTTCCTCGAGGTACTCGGTTCGGCTGTGGCCAACTTCTTCACCGTCGGGCTGACCGTCGTCGCGGTCGTCGTCCTTTCGGTGCTGAGGGCGGCGCAGGTCGAGCTTCGCTCCTTCGCGTGGATGAGCAGCAGGGGCGTCAACTCCGACGGCATCCTGCTGGCGGCGACGCTGCGCACAGCGATGGCAGACGTCATCCAGCGCGCCCAATGGCGTGGTGAGCTGGTGTCGACCGTCGCCGTGCGGGTTGCGGATCTCTCGGAGATCCGCACGGCGTTCGGCGCAGACGTCGCGGGCGATGTACTGCAGCACTGGCGCCAGAGCGTGCGTCGGTACGCGCCGTCGTTCGCCCTCGTCGGCGAGGACGGAGCGGACGCGCTGATCGTCGTCACGCGCGCGGCGACCGCGGCGGAGGCGCGGCGACAGGCCGCCGTGATCTATCGCGGTGTCCTGGAGGCGCTCGGCGCCGTGAGCCGGGCGGTCATCCCCTCCGTCGGCGTCGGGGTCGCGCTGACGGAGACCGTCGGCTATCGAACGGAGGTCCTGGTGCAGTCTGCACGCCTGGCGGCTGATCAGTCCGCGACGAGCGTCGAGTCGTCCGTACTGTTCGGCGGTCTGTCGGAGGCGGAGCAGAATCCGGAGTGA